A stretch of the Nothobranchius furzeri strain GRZ-AD chromosome 5, NfurGRZ-RIMD1, whole genome shotgun sequence genome encodes the following:
- the LOC129154829 gene encoding uncharacterized protein: MDSCGEWEEEEVDRPLPRPPDKTCWESWRGGILCCIGLLICVVAISFISLPVSRVVTLKTTAVVKGWVHKRPGTLDLPRVSCLTPHEENFNATQWMEYCKAVTQGCPIPDPGEACTLTSTGWLMWLEKLNNVTDSHNSTYGLLGWEEGKLKVWDYANDVQPVECITKIYHFGVLTVWGEYITGFDKVSDCMIFRLLALENGTVLVPFIFLIEQGNVG; this comes from the coding sequence ATGGACTCCTGCGGAGagtgggaggaagaggaggtagaTCGACCCCTCCCACGACCTCCTGATAAGACTTGCTGGGAGAGTTGGAGAGGAGGTATCTTATGTTGTATCGGCTTATTAATCTGTGTGGTAGCGATATCTTTTATCTCACTGCCTGTTTCACGAGTTGTAACACTCAAAACCACGGCTGTGGTTAAAGGGTGGGTTCACAAGAGACCAGGAACCCTAGACCTACCTAGAGTGTCGTGCCTGACTCCTCATGAGGAGAACTTTAATGCCACTCAGTGGATGGAATATTGTAAGGCTGTTACACAGGGCTGTCCAATCCCTGATCCAGGCGAAGCCTGTACCCTCACATCTACCGGCTGGCTGATGTGGTTAGAAAAGCTCAATAATGTCACCGACAGCCATAATTCTACTTACGGGCTGTTAGGATGGGAGGAAGGAAAACTTAAAGTGTGGGACTACGCAAATGATGTGCAACCTGTAGAATGTATTACTAAAATTTACCATTTTGGGGTGCTAACTGTCTGGGGAGAATATATAACTGGTTTTGACAAGGTTTCTGATTGCATGATATTTAGACTCCTTGCATTAGAGAATGGAACTGTTCTGGTTCCTTTCATTTTCCTAATAGAGCAGGGAAATGTTGGTTAA